The following are encoded in a window of Arthrobacter antioxidans genomic DNA:
- a CDS encoding YggT family protein codes for MSLVFALIYLVLMLFQLALILRIIYDAVQGFARDWRPQKSALVLASGIYSVTDPPIKALRRLIPPLRLGGVQLDLAFLALFVLVLILMSVSAGLAR; via the coding sequence GTGAGTCTGGTATTCGCCCTGATCTACCTGGTACTGATGCTGTTCCAGCTCGCCCTGATCCTGCGCATCATCTATGACGCCGTCCAGGGATTCGCCCGGGACTGGCGTCCGCAGAAATCGGCGCTGGTGCTGGCGTCGGGCATCTACTCCGTGACGGATCCGCCCATCAAGGCCCTGCGCCGCCTCATCCCGCCCCTCCGCCTCGGTGGGGTCCAGCTGGATCTCGCGTTCCTCGCCCTGTTCGTCCTGGTGCTGATCCTGATGTCCGTGTCCGCAGGCCTCGCGCGCTAG
- a CDS encoding YggS family pyridoxal phosphate-dependent enzyme → MADVSPDPARARELEERLRAVRTRISSAALSAGRDEPALVVVTKYFPASDVRILAALGVTDVGENRDQEAAAKAAELQDLDLAWHFIGQLQTNKARSVVRYAHSVHSVDRLPLITALGKAVTAEQERRAAAGMGARGDLHCFLQFTLDAGADPASAGRGGALPGDAAHLAEACAATEGLRLAGVMAVAPLGADPAGAFERLLSISAEVRAVDPAASAVSAGMSADLEEAVAAGATHLRIGSDVLGPRPAVR, encoded by the coding sequence GTGGCGGACGTGAGCCCGGATCCGGCCCGTGCGCGCGAGCTCGAGGAACGCCTGCGGGCCGTCCGGACGCGTATCTCGTCCGCCGCGCTGTCGGCCGGACGCGACGAACCGGCGCTGGTCGTCGTCACCAAGTACTTCCCGGCCTCCGATGTGCGGATCCTCGCCGCGCTGGGCGTCACCGACGTCGGCGAGAACCGCGACCAGGAGGCGGCGGCGAAGGCGGCCGAGCTCCAGGACCTGGACCTGGCCTGGCACTTCATCGGGCAGCTGCAGACCAACAAGGCCAGATCGGTGGTCCGCTACGCCCACAGCGTGCATTCCGTGGACCGCCTGCCGCTCATCACGGCCCTCGGCAAAGCGGTCACGGCGGAGCAGGAGCGGCGGGCTGCGGCGGGGATGGGGGCCCGCGGGGACCTCCACTGCTTCCTCCAGTTCACGCTCGACGCCGGAGCCGACCCTGCGTCGGCGGGCAGGGGAGGGGCCCTTCCCGGAGATGCGGCACACCTGGCCGAGGCCTGCGCCGCGACGGAGGGTCTGCGGCTCGCGGGTGTGATGGCCGTGGCGCCCCTGGGTGCCGACCCGGCCGGGGCCTTCGAACGGCTCCTGAGCATCTCCGCCGAGGTCCGCGCCGTCGACCCGGCCGCCTCGGCCGTCTCGGCGGGGATGAGCGCGGACCTCGAGGAAGCCGTCGCCGCCGGGGCGACACACCTCAGGATCGGATCTGATGTCCTCGGTCCGCGTCCGGCCGTGAGGTAG
- a CDS encoding RluA family pseudouridine synthase produces MAGDRRELTVPEAEAGNRADAALARLLDASRSAVAQWCADGRVLRGGAPVAKSDRVHAGERIDVDLPDPEDRYRVVPEAVDGMGILLDDEDFVVVDKPVGVAAHPSPGWVGPTVVGALAAAGYRISTSGAPERVGIVHRLDVGTSGAMVVAKTEPAYTALKRAFKERTVDKVYHAVVQGLPEPLKGTIDAPIGRHPHHEWRFAVMEGGRDSVTHYEVLEAFGRASLVEVHLETGRTHQIRVHFSALRHPCAGDLTYGADPRLAAELGLTRQWLHAHRLGFAHPRTGEPVTATSPYPVDLAYALMALSDGLV; encoded by the coding sequence ATGGCCGGTGACCGCCGGGAGCTCACCGTTCCCGAGGCCGAGGCCGGGAACCGGGCCGATGCCGCCCTCGCCCGCCTGCTGGACGCCTCCCGTTCCGCCGTCGCGCAGTGGTGCGCGGACGGGCGCGTCCTCCGCGGGGGTGCTCCGGTGGCGAAGTCGGACCGCGTCCACGCCGGCGAGCGCATCGACGTCGACCTGCCGGATCCCGAGGACCGGTACCGCGTCGTCCCCGAGGCGGTGGACGGCATGGGCATCCTGCTCGACGACGAGGACTTCGTGGTCGTGGACAAGCCCGTCGGCGTCGCCGCCCACCCGTCGCCGGGCTGGGTGGGCCCCACCGTCGTCGGGGCACTCGCCGCGGCCGGCTACCGCATCTCCACGTCTGGCGCCCCGGAGCGCGTCGGGATCGTCCACCGGCTCGACGTCGGGACCTCGGGTGCGATGGTCGTCGCCAAGACCGAACCCGCCTACACGGCACTGAAGCGCGCCTTCAAGGAGCGCACGGTGGACAAGGTGTACCACGCCGTCGTGCAGGGGCTGCCGGAGCCGCTCAAGGGCACCATCGACGCGCCGATCGGGCGCCACCCGCACCACGAGTGGCGTTTCGCGGTCATGGAGGGCGGCCGCGACTCCGTGACGCACTACGAGGTGCTCGAGGCCTTCGGCCGGGCGAGCCTCGTCGAGGTGCACCTCGAGACCGGCCGGACCCACCAGATCCGCGTCCACTTCTCCGCCCTCCGCCATCCCTGCGCGGGAGACCTCACGTACGGCGCTGACCCCCGGCTCGCGGCCGAACTCGGCCTCACCCGGCAGTGGCTCCACGCCCACCGCCTGGGCTTCGCGCATCCGCGCACGGGCGAGCCGGTCACGGCGACCAGCCCGTACCCGGTGGATCTGGCGTACGCCCTGATGGCACTGTCCGACGGCCTGGTCTGA
- the ftsZ gene encoding cell division protein FtsZ: MAAPQNYLAVIKVVGIGGGGVNAVNRMIEVGLRGVEFIAINTDAQALLMSDADVKLDVGRELTRGLGAGADPEVGRRAAEDHSEEIEEVLRGADMVFVTAGEGGGTGTGGAPVVARIARSLGALTIGVVTRPFTFEGRRRSNQAESGIDTLREEVDTLIVIPNDRLLSISDRNVSMLDAFRSADQVLLSGVQGITDLITTPGLINLDFADVKSVMQGAGSALMGIGSARGEDRAVKAAELAIASPLLEASIDGAHGVLLSIQGGSDLGLFEINEAARLVQEVAHPEANIIFGAVIDDALGDEARVTVIAAGFDQVDATSQPAAAAAPAARPAVAPRVGGDQQRMAGAATAGLGAWSQQRAQNVQAVPADSGFDVDLPAIVEPDLSAGRSDDLDVPDFLK; encoded by the coding sequence GTGGCAGCACCTCAGAATTACTTGGCCGTCATCAAGGTCGTCGGCATCGGCGGCGGCGGCGTCAATGCCGTCAACCGGATGATCGAGGTCGGACTCCGTGGCGTGGAGTTCATTGCCATCAACACCGACGCCCAGGCCCTGCTCATGAGCGACGCCGACGTCAAGCTCGACGTCGGCCGCGAGCTCACGCGCGGCCTCGGTGCCGGGGCGGATCCCGAGGTCGGCCGCCGGGCCGCCGAGGACCACTCCGAGGAGATCGAGGAGGTCCTGCGCGGGGCCGACATGGTCTTCGTCACCGCGGGTGAGGGTGGCGGAACCGGCACCGGTGGCGCCCCCGTCGTCGCCCGGATCGCCCGGTCCCTCGGCGCCCTCACGATCGGCGTGGTCACGCGTCCGTTCACCTTCGAGGGACGCCGCCGGTCCAACCAGGCGGAGAGCGGGATCGACACGCTCCGCGAAGAGGTCGACACGCTCATCGTGATCCCGAACGACCGCCTGCTGTCCATCAGCGACCGCAACGTCTCGATGCTCGACGCGTTCCGGTCCGCGGACCAGGTCCTGCTCTCCGGTGTCCAGGGCATCACCGACCTCATCACCACGCCGGGCCTGATCAACCTCGACTTCGCCGACGTGAAGTCCGTGATGCAGGGCGCGGGCTCCGCGCTCATGGGCATCGGCTCCGCCCGCGGCGAGGACCGTGCCGTCAAGGCGGCGGAACTCGCCATCGCGTCGCCGCTGCTCGAGGCCTCCATCGACGGCGCCCACGGTGTCCTGCTGTCCATCCAGGGCGGTTCGGACCTCGGCCTCTTCGAGATCAACGAGGCCGCGCGCCTCGTCCAGGAGGTCGCGCACCCCGAGGCGAACATCATCTTCGGCGCCGTCATCGACGACGCCCTCGGCGACGAGGCCCGGGTCACGGTGATCGCGGCCGGCTTCGACCAGGTGGACGCAACGTCCCAGCCCGCCGCTGCAGCGGCACCGGCGGCCCGGCCGGCCGTCGCACCCCGCGTGGGCGGCGACCAGCAGCGCATGGCCGGTGCGGCGACCGCGGGCCTCGGTGCCTGGTCGCAGCAGCGTGCACAGAACGTGCAGGCCGTCCCCGCCGACTCGGGCTTCGACGTCGACCTGCCGGCGATCGTCGAGCCCGACCTGTCGGCCGGTCGCTCGGACGACCTCGACGTGCCCGACTTCCTCAAGTAG
- the lspA gene encoding signal peptidase II, with translation MNEHQPADTTPDPDGDPSAAADSTSADGPGRARRSPARYGLLMLACSLVVYVADQLTKWWVVSTMTEGQITPVLPPLLSWRFFRNPGAAFSIGTDYTWVFTIIMVVVSTALILQVTKVASRGWSVALGLVLGGALGNLTDRLLREPSFGQGHVVDFIALPNFAIFNIADSAVVSGVVLICILTLRGIGLDGRRDNEPTGPTPDRDDHGR, from the coding sequence GTGAACGAGCACCAGCCCGCCGACACCACCCCCGATCCCGACGGCGACCCGTCGGCAGCAGCGGACAGCACCTCGGCGGACGGGCCGGGACGCGCGCGTCGCAGCCCGGCGCGCTACGGGCTCCTGATGCTCGCGTGCTCCCTGGTCGTCTATGTGGCGGACCAGCTCACCAAGTGGTGGGTCGTGTCCACGATGACCGAGGGGCAGATCACGCCGGTCCTCCCGCCCCTGCTCAGCTGGCGCTTCTTCCGCAACCCGGGCGCCGCGTTCTCGATCGGCACGGACTACACGTGGGTCTTCACGATCATCATGGTCGTCGTCTCCACCGCCCTCATCCTGCAGGTGACGAAGGTCGCCTCCCGCGGGTGGTCCGTGGCGCTCGGGCTCGTCCTCGGGGGTGCCCTCGGCAACCTGACGGACCGCCTCCTGCGGGAACCCTCGTTCGGCCAGGGCCATGTGGTGGACTTCATCGCCCTGCCGAACTTCGCCATCTTCAACATCGCCGATTCGGCGGTCGTCAGCGGCGTGGTGCTCATCTGCATCCTGACCCTGCGGGGCATCGGCCTGGACGGTCGCCGCGACAACGAGCCGACCGGCCCGACGCCGGACCGTGACGATCATGGCCGGTGA
- a CDS encoding cell division protein FtsQ/DivIB has product MTPRKPPATRATGAPGTRGTRAPGTGGATGTRGSTATLTGSPGRGASGTVLDFPAPRRSRRLRNTVIAVAAVVLVLGGLVAYVVFSPALALRTVSVQGNALVPTSEVEAALAPLTGTPLTRISREQVADLLADKAPIEDVRIAAEPPSTLVVTVEERVPVAVLQTGREFMLIDAEGRQLMQVAQRGDAKLPLIDGGANAVNSEVFSSITAVLAELPVSILSRLNSASASSVDSIQLSLSGEQRIFWGSAERSAEKAGVLEAMLSLPTADPPVEVFDVSTPDRPVTR; this is encoded by the coding sequence ATGACGCCGAGGAAGCCTCCCGCGACGCGGGCGACCGGGGCACCGGGTACGAGAGGCACGCGGGCTCCGGGCACCGGCGGCGCGACCGGCACCCGCGGCAGCACCGCCACGCTCACAGGATCTCCGGGGCGGGGCGCCTCCGGGACGGTCCTCGACTTCCCGGCCCCTCGGCGCTCCCGCCGCCTCAGGAACACCGTCATCGCCGTCGCGGCCGTGGTGCTCGTCCTCGGAGGCCTCGTGGCGTACGTGGTCTTCTCGCCGGCCCTCGCCCTGCGCACGGTCTCCGTGCAGGGCAACGCACTGGTCCCCACGTCGGAAGTCGAAGCGGCCCTCGCGCCCCTGACCGGGACCCCGCTCACCAGGATCTCGCGCGAGCAGGTCGCGGACCTGCTCGCCGACAAGGCACCCATCGAGGACGTCAGGATCGCTGCGGAACCGCCCTCGACGCTCGTCGTCACCGTGGAGGAGCGCGTGCCCGTCGCCGTCCTGCAGACCGGCCGGGAGTTCATGCTCATCGACGCGGAGGGTCGGCAGCTCATGCAGGTCGCCCAGCGGGGCGATGCCAAGCTGCCCCTGATCGACGGCGGCGCCAACGCGGTCAACTCCGAGGTGTTCTCCTCGATCACCGCGGTCCTGGCAGAACTGCCGGTCAGCATCCTGTCGCGCCTCAACAGCGCATCGGCGTCGAGCGTCGATTCCATCCAGCTGTCCCTGTCGGGAGAGCAGAGGATCTTCTGGGGCAGCGCCGAGCGCAGCGCGGAGAAGGCGGGGGTCCTCGAGGCCATGCTGTCACTGCCGACGGCGGACCCGCCCGTCGAGGTGTTCGACGTCAGCACACCGGATCGGCCGGTGACACGATGA
- a CDS encoding polyphenol oxidase family protein: MPGRTSAFHWNAEVRPGLRVAFTAVGAGNLALHVGAEPDAVRGNRRRLESAMGVPGGTLRFMSQTHSDRVAVVDRTAQDAPDADGMVSPDGSEPLAVLVADCVPIVLADAPVADGGTGATAVVHAGRAGVGNGIVEHAVRTLRGHGARDVAAWIGPSVCGSCYEVPGDMMETMARVLPEAASRTRRGTPALDLPAAVQVQLVRAGARVEPLVGSGICCTVESPDLYSHRREPGAGRIAGLVWRT, translated from the coding sequence GTGCCCGGGCGGACCTCCGCGTTCCACTGGAACGCGGAGGTCCGCCCGGGGCTCAGGGTCGCGTTCACGGCGGTGGGTGCGGGCAACCTCGCCCTCCACGTGGGTGCCGAGCCCGACGCCGTCCGCGGCAACCGCCGTCGGCTGGAGTCGGCGATGGGCGTGCCCGGCGGAACCCTGCGGTTCATGAGCCAGACCCATTCGGACCGCGTGGCCGTCGTCGACCGGACCGCGCAGGACGCGCCCGACGCCGACGGCATGGTGTCGCCGGACGGCAGCGAGCCGCTCGCCGTCCTCGTCGCCGACTGCGTCCCGATCGTCCTGGCGGACGCCCCGGTCGCTGACGGCGGGACCGGGGCCACGGCCGTCGTGCACGCCGGGCGTGCGGGCGTGGGCAACGGGATCGTCGAGCACGCGGTCAGGACGCTCCGCGGCCACGGCGCGCGTGACGTCGCGGCGTGGATCGGCCCGTCCGTCTGCGGGTCCTGCTACGAGGTGCCCGGGGACATGATGGAGACGATGGCCCGCGTCCTCCCCGAAGCCGCCTCCCGGACGCGTCGGGGGACGCCGGCGCTCGACCTGCCGGCGGCCGTGCAGGTGCAGCTCGTGCGGGCCGGCGCCAGGGTGGAGCCCCTGGTGGGCAGCGGCATCTGCTGCACCGTCGAGAGCCCGGACCTGTACTCCCACCGGCGGGAGCCCGGCGCGGGGCGGATCGCGGGCCTCGTGTGGCGGACGTGA
- a CDS encoding DivIVA domain-containing protein: MALTPEDVLNKRFQPTKFREGYDQDEVDDFLDEVVVELRRLASENDELRRRLGEDSPEASKTTAIPAPVAASPQAATATDGKAESQLTQADDETGPAGIPAEAAPAASVTSTDAAAGVLAMAQRLHDEYVTAGVEQRDRIIAEAQLEATGLVDDAEEKSRKTLGDLEEQKTVLESTVEQLRGFERDYRARLKAYIEGQLRDLDARDSLATESTS; this comes from the coding sequence ATGGCCTTGACGCCAGAAGACGTTCTTAACAAGAGGTTCCAGCCGACGAAGTTCCGTGAGGGCTACGACCAGGACGAGGTGGACGACTTCCTCGACGAGGTCGTCGTCGAACTCCGCCGCCTGGCCTCCGAGAACGACGAACTGCGCCGCAGGCTCGGGGAGGATTCCCCGGAGGCCTCGAAGACCACCGCGATCCCGGCGCCGGTCGCGGCGAGCCCGCAGGCCGCGACGGCGACCGACGGGAAGGCCGAGTCCCAGCTCACGCAGGCCGACGACGAGACCGGTCCCGCCGGGATCCCGGCCGAAGCGGCTCCCGCGGCTTCCGTCACCTCGACCGACGCCGCCGCCGGTGTCCTCGCCATGGCCCAGCGCCTGCACGACGAGTACGTCACCGCGGGCGTCGAGCAGCGCGACAGGATCATCGCCGAAGCGCAGCTCGAGGCCACCGGGCTCGTCGACGACGCCGAGGAGAAGAGCCGCAAGACCCTTGGCGACCTCGAGGAGCAGAAGACGGTGCTCGAGAGCACGGTCGAGCAGCTCCGCGGCTTCGAGCGCGACTACCGCGCACGCCTGAAGGCCTACATCGAGGGACAGCTCCGCGACCTCGATGCCCGCGACTCCCTCGCGACCGAGTCCACCTCCTAG
- a CDS encoding cell division protein SepF: MAGALRKTMIYLGLADGDEHYEPETKSAQSRNEDYTVDYDRDERHLEPAPAAVRVAPAEEYRAPVTPIKRAPSSREDSGALRQITTIHPRSYNDAKLIGESFRDGIPVIMNVTDMGEADAKRLVDFSAGLVFGLHGSIERVTNKVFLLSPSYIEVLGEDLKASEGQTSFFNQS, translated from the coding sequence ATGGCTGGCGCACTGCGCAAGACGATGATCTACCTTGGGCTCGCCGATGGTGATGAGCACTACGAGCCCGAAACGAAAAGCGCGCAGAGCAGGAACGAGGACTACACGGTGGATTACGATCGCGACGAGCGTCACCTCGAGCCGGCCCCGGCCGCGGTCCGCGTGGCCCCCGCCGAGGAATACCGGGCCCCGGTCACGCCGATCAAGCGTGCGCCGTCGTCCCGCGAGGATTCCGGTGCCCTGCGCCAGATCACCACGATCCACCCGCGTTCGTACAACGACGCGAAGCTCATCGGCGAGAGCTTCCGCGACGGCATCCCCGTGATCATGAACGTCACCGACATGGGCGAGGCCGACGCCAAGCGCCTCGTCGACTTCTCGGCGGGCCTCGTCTTCGGCCTCCACGGCAGCATCGAGAGGGTCACCAATAAGGTGTTCCTGCTCTCGCCGTCGTATATTGAAGTACTCGGCGAGGACCTGAAGGCAAGCGAAGGACAAACCAGCTTCTTCAACCAGAGCTGA